DNA sequence from the Streptomyces sp. CA-210063 genome:
CGCGAGCGACGCCGGTACGAGGGTGAGGCGGGTCTCGTACGTCGTCTCCTCGCCCGGCGCGAGATGGCCGATGCCCGCCGCCGTGAGCGCCTCGGCGAGGGCGGGCACGCGGGCGTCGGCGGCGATGAGCCCGGTCGACCCCTCGTTGCGCAGCAACTCCTCGCAGGCGGCGACCACTTCGGAGTCCCCCGAGCTCGGCCGTACGTCGAAGAAGCCCGGGTTCTCCCGGACCGACGCGACCGGGGTCAGGCCGGGCGCGATGTGGGGGAGGAGACGGGAGGCGTACGTGATGACGTCGGTCGGGACGCGGAAACCGGCGGTCAGCTCCTCCACATGGGCCTCCGCCTTGCCGAGGTGCGTCAGGGCCTCGTCCCAGCTCTTCGTCGCCCAAGGGGTCGTGCCCTGCGCGAGGTCGCCGAGGACGGTCGCGGAACCGGTGGTGCAGCGGCGCCCGACCGCCCGGTACTGCATGGGGGACAGATCCTGCGCCTCGTCGAGCACGACATGCCCGAGCGAGTGCGTGCGCCGCACGAGGTCGGTGGTCTCGTCGATGAGCACGGCGTCGGCGGCTGACCACCTGGCCGACTTCACGCTCCGCACGGGCTTCGCCCAGAGGATCGTCTTCTGCTCGTCCTCGGTCAGGATCCCGTCCGCGTGTACGGCGAGGAAGTCCGCGTCGGAGAGGAGACGCAGGACGAGCCTGGCCGGCTCGACGGGCGGCCAGATCGCCTTGACGGCCGCCTTCACGGCGGTGTTGCGGGCCACCGCGTCCTGCACCCGGTCGTCGGGAGCCTCGCCGGACCGCTCCATCTGCACCAGCACCGCGTGCGCGATCCGCTGCGGCAGCGCCTCACGGGCGGCCCCGTAGCGGATCTCCCGGTCCAGCAACTCCCGCACGATGTCCTGCAGTTCGTACGCCGGTACGCGCCAGCGCCGCGACCCCCTGACGACCACGACGGGCTCGGTGGGGAGGGTGACGTGCGACCGTACGGCCCGGCGGAGCACCTCGGCCATCCGGGCGTCGCCCTTGACGACGGCGGCCGCCGCCTCGTCCGTGCCCCGCACCTCGACGTGGGCGACGAGGTCGTCGACGGTCGCCTGCTTGACCTCCAACTCGCCGAGCGCCGGGAGGACCTGCTCGATGTAGTGGAGGAAGGAGCGGTTCGGCCCGATGACGAGGGTGCCGGTGCGGGAGAGGCGCTCGCGGTGGGCGTAGAGGAGGTAGGCGACGCGGTGCAGGCCGACGGCGGTCTTTCCGGTGCCGGGGCCGCCCTGGACGCAGAGGCTGCCGGACAGGTCGGACCGGACGATCTCGTCCTGCTCCGGCTGGATCGTCGCCACGATGTCCCGCATCGGACCGACGCGCGGACGCTCGATCTCCCGCTGGAGCAGCTTGCTGGTGGTCGCGGCCTCGGCGGGGTCGGAGAGGTGCTCGTCCTCGTACGCGGTGAGGTCGCCGCCGGTGTACCCGAAGCGGCGGCGCAGCCCGACGTCCATCGGGTCGGTCTTGGAGGCCCGGTAGAAGGGCTGGGAGACGGGGGCACGCCAGTCGATGACCATGGGATCGCCGTCGGCGTCGTGGACGTGCCGCCGCCCGATGTAGAACCGCTCCCCTTCCGCTCCTTCCGCCTGATCCGCGGCCGGGGCGTGCAGATAGTCGAGCCGGCCGAAGAAGAGCGGGGTGTGGCTCAGGTCGGCCAGCGCCTTGATCCGCTCGCCGATCTGGTGCGCCAGGACCTCCGCGTTCACCCAGTTCGCGGTGACGTCCCTGATGTCCAGCGCCTCCACGTCCTCCCGCATGGCCCGGAGCGCGGAACGGGAGGCGGCGAGGTGGGAGCGTTCGCGGGAGAGGGGGTCGGTGGGGTGCGCGGACATGCGGGTGCCTCCGGTGGCCTACGGGACCTGGGGGCCGCCTGAGGGCGGGTTCTGCCTGGCGGCGGTGGCCGGCCGGTTTCCGTCCGGGCGGCGGCACTCCACTGACGGGAGGCGGGCAAGAGCGGAGAGTTTAGGTGAGGAAAGGGGGCGGAGGCCAACGGGTTTTCTCCGCCGCCCCGGATCTGCCCTGGATCTGCCTGCGTCGT
Encoded proteins:
- a CDS encoding HelD family protein, which translates into the protein MSAHPTDPLSRERSHLAASRSALRAMREDVEALDIRDVTANWVNAEVLAHQIGERIKALADLSHTPLFFGRLDYLHAPAADQAEGAEGERFYIGRRHVHDADGDPMVIDWRAPVSQPFYRASKTDPMDVGLRRRFGYTGGDLTAYEDEHLSDPAEAATTSKLLQREIERPRVGPMRDIVATIQPEQDEIVRSDLSGSLCVQGGPGTGKTAVGLHRVAYLLYAHRERLSRTGTLVIGPNRSFLHYIEQVLPALGELEVKQATVDDLVAHVEVRGTDEAAAAVVKGDARMAEVLRRAVRSHVTLPTEPVVVVRGSRRWRVPAYELQDIVRELLDREIRYGAAREALPQRIAHAVLVQMERSGEAPDDRVQDAVARNTAVKAAVKAIWPPVEPARLVLRLLSDADFLAVHADGILTEDEQKTILWAKPVRSVKSARWSAADAVLIDETTDLVRRTHSLGHVVLDEAQDLSPMQYRAVGRRCTTGSATVLGDLAQGTTPWATKSWDEALTHLGKAEAHVEELTAGFRVPTDVITYASRLLPHIAPGLTPVASVRENPGFFDVRPSSGDSEVVAACEELLRNEGSTGLIAADARVPALAEALTAAGIGHLAPGEETTYETRLTLVPASLAKGLEYDYVVLDEPRAVVDGEPDERTGLRRLYVALTRAVSGLIVTHAAPLPPQLA